One window of Cellulomonas shaoxiangyii genomic DNA carries:
- a CDS encoding BMP family lipoprotein: METTFVKTIMRAAALGGAVVLALTACGSAPEETESTAGGGETAAASDFKACMVSDQGGWDDQSFNQSGYEGLQRAAEELGVEVNAVESTADADYGPNIDSLVQDGCTYIIGVGFLLEPAIQEAAEANPDIQFGLIDSAFSDDEFNTIELDNAKPLLFNTAEAAFLAGYVAGATTETGIVGTFGGLPIPSVQIFMDGFVDGVAQWNEDSGEDVQVLGWDKETQEGQFSGDFETQANGQNITQGFLDQGADIIMPVAGPVGQGAAAAAEGKPGAKIIWVDSDGFESTEYGSIILTSVMKEIGQAVFDSIQQASEGEFTNEPYVGTLENEGVGIAPFHDFEDAVPQDVKDRVEELQSQIVSGDLVVESPNTP; encoded by the coding sequence ATGGAGACGACCTTCGTGAAGACGATCATGCGAGCGGCCGCGCTGGGCGGGGCCGTCGTCCTGGCCCTCACGGCCTGTGGCAGTGCCCCCGAGGAGACCGAGTCGACGGCGGGCGGCGGCGAGACCGCGGCAGCCTCCGACTTCAAGGCGTGCATGGTGTCGGACCAGGGCGGCTGGGACGACCAGTCGTTCAACCAGTCCGGCTACGAGGGCCTGCAGCGCGCGGCGGAGGAGCTGGGCGTCGAGGTCAACGCGGTGGAGTCCACCGCGGACGCCGACTACGGCCCCAACATCGACTCCCTCGTGCAGGACGGCTGCACCTACATCATCGGCGTCGGCTTCCTGCTCGAGCCCGCCATCCAGGAGGCCGCCGAGGCCAACCCGGACATCCAGTTCGGCCTCATCGACTCCGCGTTCTCGGACGACGAGTTCAACACGATCGAGCTCGACAACGCCAAGCCGCTGCTGTTCAACACGGCCGAGGCCGCGTTCCTCGCCGGCTACGTCGCCGGCGCGACCACCGAGACCGGCATCGTCGGCACCTTCGGCGGCCTGCCGATCCCGTCGGTCCAGATCTTCATGGACGGCTTCGTCGACGGCGTCGCCCAGTGGAACGAGGACTCCGGCGAGGACGTCCAGGTCCTCGGCTGGGACAAGGAGACGCAGGAGGGCCAGTTCTCCGGCGACTTCGAGACGCAGGCGAACGGCCAGAACATCACGCAGGGCTTCCTCGACCAGGGCGCCGACATCATCATGCCGGTCGCCGGCCCGGTCGGTCAGGGTGCCGCCGCCGCCGCCGAGGGCAAGCCCGGCGCGAAGATCATCTGGGTCGACTCCGACGGCTTCGAGTCCACCGAGTACGGCTCGATCATCCTCACCTCGGTCATGAAGGAGATCGGCCAGGCCGTCTTCGACTCGATCCAGCAGGCGTCGGAGGGTGAGTTCACCAACGAGCCCTACGTCGGCACGCTCGAGAACGAGGGCGTGGGCATCGCGCCGTTCCACGACTTCGAGGACGCCGTCCCGCAGGACGTGAAGGACCGCGTCGAGGAGCTGCAGTCGCAGATCGTCTCCGGCGACCTCGTGGTCGAGTCCCCGAACACCCCGTGA
- a CDS encoding amidohydrolase, producing the protein MAPEAVDAEARALADVVAGLRDELVEVRRDLHAHPELGRTEERTTRVVAERLRAAGLEPHLLPGSGLWCDIGPTVGPLGTRRVALRADLDALPVPDACRLPWASTVRGVAHACGHDVHTAAVLGAGLALAQVADTLRGGVRLIFQPAEEVQPGGALDVMAAGGLDGVSRIFGVHCDPKLDVGLVGTRIGPITSASDEVTVTLTGRGGHTSRPHLTGDLVFALGQVVTQVPAVLGRRLDPRSGVNLTWGAVRAGTVHNAIPSTGTLLGTLRCLDVRAWEQASQVLEQAVHDVVRPFGLDVEVKHARGVPPVQNTEGATGVLEAAARDVLGPASVRLTEQSLGGEDFAWYLQKVPGAMARLGTRTPGGHTYDIHQGDLRVDERAVEAGALLLARAAQLAGRTPAETARHD; encoded by the coding sequence AGCTCGTGGAGGTCCGGCGCGACCTGCACGCGCACCCGGAGCTGGGCCGGACCGAGGAGCGCACGACCCGCGTGGTCGCCGAGCGCCTGCGGGCCGCCGGCCTGGAGCCGCACCTGCTGCCCGGGTCGGGCCTGTGGTGCGACATCGGCCCGACGGTCGGCCCGCTCGGGACGCGCCGGGTCGCCCTGCGGGCGGACCTGGACGCGCTGCCCGTGCCCGACGCGTGCCGCCTGCCGTGGGCGTCGACCGTGCGCGGCGTCGCCCACGCGTGCGGGCACGACGTGCACACGGCCGCCGTGCTCGGTGCGGGGCTGGCGCTCGCGCAGGTGGCGGACACGCTCCGGGGCGGCGTCCGGCTGATCTTCCAGCCCGCGGAGGAGGTGCAGCCCGGCGGCGCGCTCGACGTGATGGCGGCCGGCGGCCTCGACGGCGTCTCCCGGATCTTCGGGGTGCACTGCGACCCGAAGCTCGACGTCGGCCTCGTCGGCACGCGCATCGGCCCGATCACGTCGGCGTCCGACGAGGTCACGGTGACGCTCACGGGCCGCGGCGGGCACACCTCGCGCCCGCACCTGACGGGCGACCTGGTGTTCGCCCTCGGGCAGGTCGTCACGCAGGTCCCCGCGGTGCTGGGGCGGCGCCTCGACCCCCGCTCGGGCGTCAACCTGACGTGGGGCGCCGTGCGCGCCGGCACGGTGCACAACGCCATCCCGTCCACGGGCACGCTGCTGGGCACGCTCCGCTGCCTCGACGTGCGTGCCTGGGAGCAGGCGTCGCAGGTGCTGGAGCAGGCGGTGCACGACGTCGTCCGCCCGTTCGGGCTCGACGTCGAGGTCAAGCACGCGCGCGGCGTCCCGCCGGTCCAGAACACCGAGGGCGCGACGGGCGTGCTCGAGGCCGCCGCGCGCGACGTCCTGGGCCCCGCGTCCGTGCGCCTGACCGAGCAGTCCCTGGGCGGGGAGGACTTCGCCTGGTACCTGCAGAAGGTGCCGGGCGCGATGGCGCGGCTCGGCACGCGCACGCCCGGCGGCCACACGTACGACATCCACCAGGGCGACCTGCGCGTGGACGAGCGCGCGGTCGAGGCCGGTGCGCTGCTGCTGGCCCGCGCGGCGCAGCTGGCCGGGCGCACGCCGGCCGAGACCGCCCGCCACGACTGA